The genomic segment GCCCGCCAGCGCCGATCAAATCCCCATGAGGGTATTGATCCCGGCCTTCGTCACCTCCGAACTCAAGACCGCCTTCCAGATCGGTTTCATTGTCTTCATCCCCTTCCTGATCATCGACATGGTGGTTGCCTCCGTGCTGATGTCCATGGGCATGATGATGATGTCCCCCGTGATCGTGGCCCTGCCCTTCAAGATCATGCTGTTCGTGCTGGTGGATGGATGGAATCTCCTGGTCACCTCCCTGGTGCAAAGCTTCGGATAACGCGCATGGTCGCCAGCACCACCCCCGGAGATGCAAATGCGCAAAGGCAAATTGAACGCCCCCATACCCTGCCCCGGGGCGAGGCTATTGATCGTCTCGTTGCGCTCGATGATGACACTCGGCTCCTGCGCAGCTTTTTCATTACGTTAACGGGACAGGCGGCAATGCAAGACCATTCCCACCGTTTCTCCCTGGAGACGCCATGACCCCAACCACCGTCGTCGCCATTGCCCGCCAGGCTATGGAAATCACCTTGTTGATCTCCGCTCCCCTGTTCATCGCAGCCCTGGCCACGGGCCTGATCGTCAGCATTTTCCAGGCAGCCACCCAGATCAACGAAGCCACCCTGTCCTTCGTACCCAAGCTGCTGGTGATCTTTCTCACCCTGCTGATCGCCGGCCCCTGGATGATTACCATCATGACCGACTACATGCGG from the Denitratisoma oestradiolicum genome contains:
- the fliQ gene encoding flagellar biosynthesis protein FliQ, which encodes MTPTTVVAIARQAMEITLLISAPLFIAALATGLIVSIFQAATQINEATLSFVPKLLVIFLTLLIAGPWMITIMTDYMRRLFESIPGLIG